From the Maioricimonas rarisocia genome, one window contains:
- a CDS encoding outer membrane protein assembly factor BamB family protein, protein MKFFCTRILLAGLLLMMGCGRSGPPVPEVTEITPTAEVAPQAVPEVDVADEDWPWWRGPSRNGIANSSAPTRWSATQNVVWSTPVPGRGHSSPTVVENRIFLATADEAARTQSVIAFDRASGKPLWQRQLHQGGLPDRGQMHAKSTHANCTVACDGERVFVAFLNNAEVHATALSLDGDVEWQTTLGPFASQFGYAPSPAIWGPLVLFAADHRDGGFLAGVNRLNGEIVWRKKRPAVATYSSPAVAELDGRPQLVISGGEQIASYDPATGESLWTVEGATEATCGTLVWDGDLVFASGGYPGSETICVRADGSGEVWKNRQKCYEQSMLAHDGFLYAVNDNGIAYCWEAATGKEQWKSRLSGPVSASPVLAGGNIYVSNERGTTYVFRADPAAFDLVAENELGDTTFSTLSVCGGQIFHRVSKDGSETLYCIGDAEAVQVSLND, encoded by the coding sequence ATGAAGTTTTTCTGCACCCGAATCCTGTTGGCCGGCCTGCTTCTCATGATGGGATGTGGCCGTTCCGGCCCGCCTGTTCCCGAGGTAACGGAAATCACTCCAACGGCCGAAGTCGCCCCCCAGGCGGTTCCCGAGGTCGATGTGGCCGACGAGGACTGGCCGTGGTGGCGGGGCCCGTCCCGCAACGGAATCGCGAATTCGTCCGCTCCGACCCGTTGGAGCGCCACGCAGAACGTCGTCTGGTCGACACCGGTTCCCGGACGAGGGCATTCCTCGCCGACGGTCGTGGAGAACCGGATCTTTCTGGCGACCGCCGACGAAGCGGCCCGGACGCAGTCGGTCATAGCCTTCGACCGGGCGAGCGGCAAGCCGCTCTGGCAGCGGCAGCTGCATCAGGGAGGCCTGCCCGACCGGGGGCAGATGCACGCCAAGAGCACCCATGCCAACTGCACCGTCGCCTGCGACGGCGAGCGGGTCTTCGTGGCCTTCCTCAACAACGCTGAAGTCCATGCCACCGCCCTGTCCCTCGACGGGGACGTCGAATGGCAGACGACACTGGGACCGTTCGCGTCTCAGTTCGGGTACGCTCCTTCGCCGGCGATCTGGGGGCCGCTCGTGCTGTTCGCGGCCGACCATCGCGATGGCGGCTTTCTGGCCGGGGTGAACCGACTCAACGGCGAGATCGTCTGGCGGAAGAAGCGGCCGGCCGTGGCGACTTACTCCTCGCCGGCCGTTGCCGAGCTGGACGGCAGGCCGCAACTGGTCATCAGCGGGGGCGAGCAGATCGCCAGTTACGATCCGGCCACGGGGGAATCGCTGTGGACCGTCGAGGGGGCCACCGAGGCGACGTGCGGAACGCTCGTCTGGGACGGCGATCTCGTGTTTGCCAGCGGGGGATATCCGGGAAGCGAAACCATCTGTGTGAGGGCGGATGGCAGCGGCGAAGTCTGGAAGAACCGCCAGAAATGCTACGAACAGTCGATGCTCGCCCACGACGGCTTTCTCTATGCCGTCAACGACAACGGCATCGCCTACTGCTGGGAGGCTGCCACCGGCAAGGAGCAGTGGAAGAGTCGTCTGTCCGGTCCCGTCAGTGCCTCGCCGGTGCTGGCCGGCGGGAACATCTACGTCTCGAACGAGCGGGGCACCACGTACGTTTTTCGTGCGGATCCCGCGGCATTCGATCTCGTTGCCGAGAATGAGCTCGGCGACACGACGTTCAGTACGCTGTCGGTCTGCGGCGGGCAGATCTTTCA
- a CDS encoding sulfatase family protein codes for MRSRRFLPLLLTALVLAMLMTSSRAIRAADDPSSRPNILFAIADDWGWPHAGAYGDPVVQTPTFDRLARDGVLFEHAFVSSPSCTPSRSAILTGQYHWRLKGAANLWSVFPDEFRTYPHILEEAGYDTGVTGKGWGPGKTESPNRPLVGRRVKNFRQFLASHPDDKPFCFWLGSSDPHRPYKAGTGAGRGMDLDAIRLPACFPDSETVRSDVADYYFEVERFDRLVGDAVKALEEIGELDNTLILMTGDHGMPFPRCKSNVYDSGTRVPLAACWPNRVPGGRVVTDFVSLTDLAPTFFEMAGVDIPDDVTGRSLLPVLTSEESGRVDETRDHVLVGKERHVPSQEAPDMGGYPFRAIRTDRFLYVRNFEPDRWPNGTPHHEKAAIPGTWYGDTDNGPTKTYMVENRDRDETHRRLYELSFGKRPAVELYDLSSDPDQLNNVAGQPEYAQAQQRLAEQLTTELRATGDPRIIGGGEAFDAFPYLGGGPKYPGRRKQK; via the coding sequence ATGCGCTCCCGGCGATTCCTCCCGCTGCTTCTGACGGCACTCGTTCTCGCAATGCTGATGACCTCATCCAGAGCGATCCGGGCGGCCGACGATCCATCCTCGCGACCGAACATTCTGTTTGCGATCGCGGATGACTGGGGCTGGCCTCATGCCGGAGCCTACGGCGATCCGGTCGTGCAGACGCCCACCTTCGATCGCCTCGCCCGGGACGGTGTCCTGTTCGAGCACGCGTTCGTTTCTTCACCTTCGTGCACGCCCTCGCGCAGTGCGATCCTGACGGGTCAGTACCACTGGCGACTCAAGGGAGCGGCCAACCTCTGGAGCGTCTTCCCCGACGAATTCCGCACCTATCCGCACATTCTCGAGGAAGCCGGCTACGACACCGGCGTGACCGGCAAGGGTTGGGGCCCCGGCAAAACGGAATCGCCGAACCGCCCGCTTGTCGGTCGGCGGGTGAAGAACTTCCGGCAGTTCCTCGCCAGTCACCCCGACGACAAACCGTTCTGCTTCTGGCTCGGCTCGAGCGACCCGCATCGCCCGTACAAGGCCGGAACGGGCGCTGGTCGCGGAATGGATCTGGATGCGATCCGGCTGCCGGCCTGCTTCCCCGATTCCGAAACCGTCCGCAGCGACGTCGCCGACTACTACTTCGAAGTGGAACGTTTCGACCGGCTCGTCGGTGACGCCGTCAAAGCCCTCGAAGAGATCGGCGAACTGGACAATACGCTGATCCTGATGACGGGCGATCACGGAATGCCCTTCCCACGCTGCAAAAGCAACGTCTACGACAGCGGCACGCGGGTTCCACTGGCGGCCTGCTGGCCCAATCGAGTCCCGGGCGGTCGTGTCGTCACCGACTTCGTCAGCCTCACCGACCTGGCTCCGACCTTCTTCGAGATGGCCGGCGTCGACATTCCCGATGACGTCACCGGTCGCAGCCTGCTGCCGGTCCTGACGAGCGAAGAGTCCGGCCGCGTCGACGAAACCCGCGATCACGTTCTGGTCGGCAAGGAACGTCACGTTCCCTCGCAGGAAGCTCCTGACATGGGAGGCTATCCGTTCCGCGCCATCCGGACCGACCGGTTTCTGTACGTCCGCAACTTCGAGCCGGATCGCTGGCCGAACGGCACGCCTCACCACGAGAAGGCCGCGATCCCCGGCACCTGGTACGGCGATACCGACAACGGCCCCACCAAGACCTACATGGTGGAGAACCGCGATCGGGACGAAACACATCGCCGCCTGTACGAACTGTCATTCGGAAAGCGACCCGCCGTCGAGCTGTATGATCTGTCGAGCGATCCGGATCAGCTCAACAACGTGGCCGGACAGCCAGAGTACGCGCAAGCGCAGCAGCGACTCGCCGAACAGCTCACAACGGAACTCCGTGCCACCGGCGATCCGCGGATCATCGGCGGCGGCGAAGCGTTTGACGCGTTCCCATACCTCGGCGGTGGACCGAAGTACCCCGGTCGCAGGAAGCAGAAGTAG
- a CDS encoding anti-sigma factor family protein, with protein sequence MDRLSRISAEQRADLVAYLDGELPEDRTREIETVLASSPVAQNDVELLSRTYDLLDQLPRPAAPNEFTEKTLATARLEGIRPDLSQSPTVRLARRGAVLFGWTLGLVMLAGLSYLAANRWVPRESDLLLQDLPVIERLDEYAEVDNFTFLERLSGQPQLLREMRTGGGREGQ encoded by the coding sequence ATGGACAGACTGAGCCGAATCTCAGCAGAGCAGCGAGCCGATCTCGTCGCCTATCTCGATGGCGAACTGCCCGAGGACCGTACCCGCGAGATCGAGACCGTGCTGGCCTCGAGCCCCGTCGCCCAGAACGACGTCGAACTTCTCTCGCGGACGTACGACCTGCTGGATCAGCTGCCCCGTCCGGCGGCACCAAACGAATTCACCGAGAAAACGCTGGCGACGGCCCGCCTCGAAGGAATCCGGCCGGACCTGTCGCAATCGCCGACGGTTCGGCTGGCCCGGCGCGGAGCCGTACTGTTCGGCTGGACGCTGGGGCTGGTCATGCTGGCAGGGCTCTCGTACCTGGCGGCCAATCGCTGGGTGCCCCGGGAGTCGGACCTGCTGCTGCAGGACCTGCCGGTGATTGAGCGGCTCGACGAGTATGCCGAGGTCGACAACTTCACGTTTCTCGAGCGACTGTCCGGCCAGCCGCAACTGCTGCGGGAGATGAGAACGGGGGGCGGCCGTGAAGGTCAATAG
- a CDS encoding RNA polymerase sigma factor, whose product MVTTETTSPYLRDPEVQLMLRVRDNDDDAFAKLVRNYQDRLVSIFANMLGERDQAEDLAQEVFLRIYRARHGYEPNARFSTWVFRIAHNLASNSRRSKGRRKEVAFRGSDSDSQAARPAEQLVPEKSALMPARQLDRSELQERVREAILTLNDRQRMAILLHKFEEMSYVDIGEALDMSPQAVKSLLSRARENLRAALETYVK is encoded by the coding sequence GTGGTAACCACGGAAACGACATCGCCGTATCTGCGGGATCCGGAGGTGCAACTGATGTTGCGCGTCCGGGACAACGATGACGACGCGTTCGCGAAGCTGGTCCGGAATTATCAGGACCGGCTGGTGAGCATCTTTGCGAATATGCTCGGAGAGCGCGACCAGGCCGAGGATCTCGCGCAGGAAGTGTTTCTGCGGATCTACCGGGCCCGGCACGGGTACGAACCGAACGCCCGGTTCTCGACGTGGGTCTTCCGGATCGCCCATAATCTGGCCAGCAATTCGCGGCGCAGCAAAGGGCGGCGCAAGGAGGTCGCGTTCCGGGGAAGCGATTCCGATTCGCAGGCCGCACGACCCGCCGAGCAGCTCGTTCCCGAAAAATCGGCGCTGATGCCGGCCCGGCAGCTGGACCGCAGCGAACTGCAGGAACGGGTCCGCGAAGCGATCCTGACACTCAACGACCGGCAGCGGATGGCGATTCTGCTGCATAAGTTTGAAGAGATGAGCTATGTCGATATCGGCGAGGCTCTCGACATGTCCCCCCAGGCCGTGAAGTCGTTGCTTTCCCGCGCCCGTGAGAACCTGCGAGCGGCCCTCGAAACGTATGTGAAGTGA
- the eboE gene encoding metabolite traffic protein EboE: MSLSTLPLSYCTNVHPGQTVDQVIAGLEQYTVPMSRQVAGPVAAGLWLAQPVIAELEAQPAGLEKLRQLLGAHGLSCYTLNAFPYGDFHSERVKENVYIPDWSAPDRLDYTSECADVLARLMPEGCEGSISTVPLGFKELPHQPDFVDRCIDNLLSLADRLDQIHDETGRVIRLAIEPEPFCELETTPETIAFFEQMFERAESARMLDVARRHLGVCYDVCHQAVEFEDVAGSIAELQAADIRINKVHITCAIQLAAPGEDADARAALARYVEPRYLHQTMARTSDGTVHRIVDLTTQACLEPPQEFLDAEMWRIHFHVPVNAESLGPLQTTRGELVQALTAIQSLEYAPHLEVETYTWEVLPEGNQQNLVDGLAAELTATQQLLSGLQNDFS; this comes from the coding sequence ATGTCACTCAGCACGCTGCCGCTCAGTTATTGCACCAACGTTCATCCCGGGCAGACCGTCGACCAGGTGATTGCCGGTCTCGAGCAGTACACCGTGCCGATGTCCCGCCAGGTCGCCGGCCCCGTCGCCGCGGGCCTCTGGCTCGCTCAGCCGGTCATCGCCGAACTCGAAGCACAGCCGGCCGGTCTCGAAAAGCTGCGGCAGCTGCTCGGGGCACATGGCCTCTCGTGCTACACGCTCAACGCCTTCCCCTACGGCGATTTCCACAGCGAACGGGTGAAGGAAAACGTCTACATTCCCGACTGGAGTGCCCCCGACCGGCTCGACTACACCAGCGAGTGTGCCGACGTGCTGGCCAGACTGATGCCCGAAGGATGCGAGGGAAGCATTTCGACGGTGCCGCTCGGCTTCAAGGAACTCCCCCACCAACCGGATTTCGTCGACCGCTGCATCGACAACCTGCTCTCGCTGGCGGACCGGCTCGATCAGATCCACGACGAGACCGGCCGCGTCATTCGCCTGGCGATCGAGCCCGAGCCGTTCTGCGAGCTCGAAACCACGCCCGAAACAATTGCGTTCTTCGAGCAGATGTTCGAACGTGCCGAAAGCGCCCGGATGCTCGACGTCGCCCGACGTCACCTCGGTGTCTGTTACGACGTCTGCCATCAGGCGGTGGAGTTCGAGGACGTCGCCGGTTCGATCGCCGAACTCCAGGCCGCCGACATCCGCATCAACAAGGTGCACATCACCTGTGCGATTCAGCTGGCGGCCCCCGGCGAAGATGCCGACGCCCGGGCGGCTCTGGCCCGCTACGTCGAACCCCGCTACCTGCACCAGACAATGGCCCGCACGAGCGACGGAACCGTTCACCGAATCGTCGACCTGACGACGCAGGCCTGCCTCGAACCACCGCAGGAGTTCCTCGATGCGGAGATGTGGCGGATCCACTTTCACGTTCCAGTGAATGCCGAATCACTCGGCCCTCTACAGACTACCCGCGGCGAACTGGTGCAAGCCCTCACCGCCATCCAGTCACTCGAGTACGCCCCGCATCTCGAAGTCGAAACCTATACGTGGGAAGTCCTGCCGGAAGGAAACCAGCAGAACCTGGTCGACGGCCTGGCAGCCGAACTGACCGCCACACAGCAACTGTTGAGTGGACTGCAGAATGACTTCAGC